From Calditrichota bacterium:
CCGCGCTCCTTGGCGGGCGACGATGCCAGCATTGCCGGATCGAGTCCGGCGATCCGGGTCGCAATCCGTTTGAAGATCGGAGCCGCCACATCCCCGCCCTGGTGCAAACCGGAGGCTCCCCGCGGGCTGTCCATTCCGATAAAGATCAGATATTGCGGGTCTTCAGCCGGCAGGAAGCCGCACATCGAGGCGTAATACCGATCGTCATGGTATCCTCCCTCGGGGCTTGAGATTTGTGCAGTGCCGGTCTTGGCAGCGATGGTGACACCTTCGACCTTGGCTTTGCGACCGGTGCCTTTCTCGACGACTTGAACCAGTGCCAAGGTGATGGCTTTGGCGGTCGAGGGCGATACGACCTGACGAATCCGAACCGGCTCCCGGGACACAAACTCGCCGTCGCGATTGAAGTGTCCCCGTATCAGAGTTGGCCGCAGCAGTGTCCCCCGATTGGCGATTGCGCCATAGGCCATAGCCATTTGCAGCGCCGTTGCAGCTACGCCTTGACCGATCACCAACGTCGGCTGGGTTAGTCCCGACCAATCGGACGGCGCCGGAAGCATCCCCGAGGCCTCGCCCTCGACTTCGATGCCGCTCTTGGCGAGAAACCCGAATCGTCGCACCATATCGTAAAGTTCACGCTTCTCCAAGGCTCGCGAAAGCAGAATCGTCCCGACATTGGAGGAATAGGCGAGCACCTCCTGCAGCGTGAGCACTCCATGCCGCTTGGCGTCGCGTATGGTCTTGCCGTGGATCGTCACCGATCCGGCGCTG
This genomic window contains:
- a CDS encoding penicillin-binding protein encodes the protein DVVLTLDLRIQSLVEEELAPAVIVEKALSAVAIVLDPKTGEVLALASLPAFDPGQPDTQPQEYQKNRAVVDIFEPGSTFKIVAAAALLESGRATLRSTIDCSAGSVTIHGKTIRDAKRHGVLTLQEVLAYSSNVGTILLSRALEKRELYDMVRRFGFLAKSGIEVEGEASGMLPAPSDWSGLTQPTLVIGQGVAATALQMAMAYGAIANRGTLLRPTLIRGHFNRDGEFVSREPVRIRQVVSPSTAKAITLALVQVVEKGTGRKAKVEGVTIAAKTGTAQISSPEGGYHDDRYYASMCGFLPAEDPQYLIFIGMDSPRGASGLHQGGDVAAPIFKRIATRIAGLDPAMLASSPAKERGSGRKVPTTGKALASPSKRGRSLPQLVKMPDLRMKPAGEAEASLKSIGLNVTLRGEGTVVVDQVPEVGEEIPAGTRVNLTIGPPKRSARGAVVVPHLVGLSIRDAIRKASESGLTVQVNGRGKVVEQHPSSGSRVNWGDVCRLEARS